Proteins from a genomic interval of Gossypium hirsutum isolate 1008001.06 chromosome A09, Gossypium_hirsutum_v2.1, whole genome shotgun sequence:
- the LOC107894740 gene encoding exopolygalacturonase, producing MASMRLLAIIAILVQGLVNGDSHELPSFDPELAVAKVWEVAEGKVGPDVKVFNVVDFGAKPDGTTISTINFIRAFKEACNHNGRAMLVIPEGNFLLGSMLLSGPCTFQPPLMVQFNGNLLPQGSTSTAENADWITFMNFNGLFISGKGTINGLGEKEAWKAVCDGCRRKAANLKLIKLNDVLISGITSVNAKGFHMMISVCNNFVITNVNISAPDESPNTDGIHMSKTNKVRISNSTIGTGDDCVSMIHGTTNVTVENVKCGPGHGFSIGSLGHYDAEFDVFGITVRNCSLAYTENGARIKTYRNESPSKASGIIFQDLTMDHVKNPILIDQEYATIPGSVDSKVLISDVEFSNIRGTTISKIAVVLACSQSFPCKGITLKDIHLEYTGDPDHNEDTPFSSNCTNVKVNYIGEQLPPPCA from the exons ATGGCTTCAATGAGGCTCCTTGCAATAATTGCCATTCTGGTTCAGGGCTTAGTTAATGGTGATTCTCACGAGTTGCCTAGTTTCGATCCGGAACTAGCCGTAGCCAAAGTTTGGGAAGTTGCTGAAGGCAAGGTCGGCCCTGATGTTAAAGTTTTTAATGTGGTGGATTTCGGTGCCAAGCCCGATGGAACCACCATTAGCACCATC AATTTTATTAGGGCATTCAAAGAAGCTTGCAATCACAATGGCCGTGCAATGCTGGTGATCCCTGAGGGAAATTTCTTATTAGGATCGATGTTATTGTCCGGACCTTGCACTTTTCAACCTCCGTTGATGGTTCAATTCAACGGAAACCTTTTGCCACAAGGTTCAACGTCCACGGCCGAAAATGCAGACTGGATCACATTCATGAACTTTAATGGCTTGTTCATAAGTGGAAAAGGTACCATCAATGGCTTAGGCGAGAAGGAGGCATGGAAGGCTGTATGCGACGGTTGCCGTCGAAAGGCTGCT AATTTGAAGTTAATCAAGTTGAACGACGTGCTCATTAGTGGCATTACCTCCGTCAACGCTAAAGGGTTCCATATGATGATCAGCGTTTGCAACAACTTCGTGATCACCAACGTTAATATATCGGCTCCGGATGAAAGCCCCAACACGGACGGCATTCACATGAGCAAAACAAATAAGGTCAGAATAAGCAACAGTACCATCGGCACTGGCGACGATTGTGTCTCAATGATCCATGGAACCACCAACGTCACCGTTGAGAACGTCAAATGTGGCCCCGGACACGGATTCAG TATTGGTAGTCTTGGACACTACGATGCTGAGTTCGATGTTTTTGGGATCACCGTGAGGAATTGCTCACTAGCCTACACAGAAAATGGTGCAAGAATCAAAACATACAGAAATGAAAGTCCATCTAAAGCTTCGGGCATTATTTTCCAAGATCTCACTATGGACCATGTTAAGAACCCTATTCTCATCGATCAAGAATATGCAACGATTCCAGGCAGTGTG GACTCAAAAGTGCTCATCTCCGACGTTGAATTCTCAAACATCAGAGGAACAACAATAAGCAAAATTGCTGTAGTCCTAGCTTGCAGCCAATCATTTCCATGCAAAGGCATTACCCTCAAGGACATTCACTTAGAGTATACCGGTGATCCCGATCATAATGAAGACACTCCCTTCAGTTCTAACTGCACCAACGTCAAAGTTAACTACATCGGCGAGCAGCTGCCACCGCCCTGCGCTTAA
- the LOC121206668 gene encoding exopolygalacturonase codes for MASMRLLAIIAILVQGLVNGDSHELPSFDPELAVAKVWEVAEGKVGPDVKVFNVVDFGAKPDGTTISTINFIRAFKAACNHNGRAMLVIPEGNFLLGSMLLSGPCTFQPPLMVQFNGNLLPQGSTSTAENADWITFINFNGLFISGKGTINGLGEKEAWKAVCDGCRRKAANLKLIKLNDVLISGITSVNAKGFHMMISVCNNFVITNVNISAPDESPNTDGIHMSKTNKVRISNSTIGTGDDCVSMIHGTTNVTIENVKCGPGHGFSIGSLGHYDAEFDVFGITVRNCSLAYTENGARIKTYRNESPSKASGIIFQDLTMDHVKNPILIDQEYATIPGSVDSKVLISDVEFSNIRGTTISKIAVVLACSQSFPCKGITLKDIHLEYTGDPDHNEDTPFSSNCTNVKVNYIGEQLPPPCA; via the exons ATGGCTTCAATGAGGCTCCTTGCAATAATTGCCATTCTGGTTCAGGGCTTAGTTAATGGTGATTCTCACGAATTGCCTAGTTTCGATCCGGAACTAGCCGTAGCCAAAGTTTGGGAAGTTGCTGAAGGCAAGGTCGGCCCTGATGTTAAAGTTTTTAATGTGGTGGATTTCGGTGCCAAGCCCGATGGAACCACCATTAGCACTATC AATTTTATTAGGGCATTCAAAGCAGCTTGCAATCACAATGGCCGTGCAATGCTGGTGATCCCTGAGGGAAATTTCTTATTAGGATCGATGTTATTGTCCGGACCTTGCACTTTTCAACCTCCGTTGATGGTTCAATTCAACGGAAACCTTTTGCCGCAAGGTTCAACGTCCACGGCCGAAAATGCAGACTGGATCACATTCATAAACTTTAATGGCTTGTTCATAAGTGGAAAAGGTACCATCAATGGCCTAGGCGAGAAGGAGGCATGGAAGGCTGTATGCGATGGTTGCCGTCGAAAGGCTGCT AATTTGAAGTTAATCAAGTTGAACGACGTGCTCATTAGTGGCATTACCTCCGTCAACGCTAAAGGGTTCCATATGATGATCAGCGTTTGCAACAACTTCGTGATCACCAACGTTAATATATCGGCTCCGGATGAAAGCCCCAACACGGACGGCATTCACATGAGCAAAACAAATAAGGTCAGAATAAGCAACAGTACCATCGGCACTGGCGACGATTGTGTCTCAATGATCCATGGAACCACCAACGTCACCATTGAGAACGTCAAATGTGGCCCCGGACACGGATTCAG TATTGGTAGTCTTGGACACTACGATGCTGAGTTCGATGTTTTTGGGATCACCGTGAGGAATTGCTCACTAGCCTACACAGAAAATGGTGCAAGAATCAAAACATACAGAAATGAAAGTCCATCTAAAGCTTCGGGCATTATTTTCCAAGATCTCACTATGGACCATGTTAAGAACCCTATTCTCATCGATCAAGAATATGCAACGATTCCAGGCAGTGTG GACTCAAAAGTGCTCATCTCCGACGTTGAATTCTCAAACATCAGAGGAACAACAATAAGCAAAATTGCTGTAGTCCTAGCTTGCAGCCAATCATTTCCATGCAAAGGCATTACCCTCAAGGACATTCACTTAGAGTATACCGGTGATCCCGATCATAATGAAGACACTCCCTTCAGTTCTAACTGCACCAACGTCAAAGTTAACTACATCGGCGAGCAGCTGCCACCGCCCTGCGCTTAA